A genomic window from Bacteroidota bacterium includes:
- the nusB gene encoding transcription antitermination factor NusB: MLNRRYLRVKVMQALYAFFQSDNKDRGKGEKELLNSIEKIYDLYVYLLLLLIEIRDQAERITADARNKRLPTESDLNPSTLFIDNAVVKQLSENSRLKKEVTNRKITWQTDDELVRKILTTIKNSQEYQQYMNGGEHSYETDKQFILAIYKNCITDFELLEHYFEEKSIYWVDDLRLAHNGVLKTIEGLSSSANDFALMPLYKDEAEDKQFVIDLFRKTILHEKDSEQVISEKTKNWEVERIAMMDILLMKMAITEILHFESIPVKVSLNEYIEISKLYSSPKSKMFINGILDKLVQDFKRDSKLVKTGRGLME, encoded by the coding sequence ATGTTAAACAGGAGATATTTAAGAGTGAAGGTAATGCAGGCCTTGTATGCTTTTTTCCAAAGCGATAACAAAGACCGTGGCAAAGGTGAAAAGGAATTGCTTAACAGCATTGAGAAGATCTATGACCTTTATGTTTACCTGTTGTTACTCCTCATTGAAATACGCGACCAGGCCGAGCGTATAACCGCGGATGCCAGAAATAAAAGACTTCCTACAGAATCGGACCTGAATCCAAGTACGTTGTTCATTGATAATGCTGTTGTTAAACAGTTATCAGAAAACAGCAGGTTGAAGAAGGAAGTAACTAACCGGAAAATAACCTGGCAAACGGACGATGAATTGGTGCGCAAAATTTTAACCACAATTAAAAACAGCCAGGAGTATCAGCAATACATGAATGGAGGAGAGCACTCCTACGAAACAGATAAACAATTTATCCTGGCTATCTATAAAAATTGTATCACCGATTTTGAATTGCTCGAGCATTATTTTGAAGAGAAAAGTATATACTGGGTTGATGACTTGCGCCTGGCACATAATGGGGTGCTTAAAACTATTGAAGGGTTAAGTTCTTCTGCGAATGATTTTGCTCTAATGCCTTTATATAAGGACGAAGCAGAGGATAAGCAGTTTGTCATTGACTTATTCAGGAAGACTATCCTTCATGAAAAAGATTCCGAGCAGGTGATATCTGAAAAAACAAAGAACTGGGAAGTTGAGCGTATAGCAATGATGGACATATTGCTGATGAAAATGGCCATCACCGAGATATTACATTTTGAAAGTATTCCCGTTAAGGTGAGTCTTAACGAGTATATTGAAATATCAAAATTGTACAGTTCACCCAAGAGTAAAATGTTCATTAATGGTATACTTGATAAGCTGGTGCAGGATTTCAAAAGGGACAGTAAGCTGGTGAAAACCGGCAGGGGGTTGATGGAGTAG
- a CDS encoding ABC transporter ATP-binding protein has product MKTLLTLNKYFLRYKWRLTLGIAFVGISNYFAVYSITFIRKGIDYIKDINLADAPADISNKLLFFALMTLGMALLQGFFLFLMRQTIIVMSRLIEYDLKNDVYEHYQKLDTGFYKRNSTGDLMNRISEDVGRVRMYIGPSIMYIVNTIMTFVFTIGIMINIDSRLTLYVLLPLPVLAFSIYYVSATLNKKGNKVQEQLSKLSTIAQEAFSGIRIIKSFSREANWNKDFERESELYKDKNMDLVKTDSLFQPFMILMIGLSTIATIYIGGKEAIDEKITVGNIAEFIIYVNRLTWPVASLGWVTSLVQRAAASQQRINEFLNTEPGIRSPTDEPFTIKGGIELKNVSFTYKDSGLPAEGQFDPQARVKALNDVSFTIPQGKSLAIIGRTGSGKSTIANLLCRLYDVDSGEILIDGNNIKTINLYDLRDQLGYVPQEVFLFSDSIAANIGFSAHNTGKLKTDRSMIEQAAKDAAIYASIINFPEKFDTVVGERGITLSGGQKQRISIARAIIREPRLLIFDDCLSAVDTETEEEILNNLNRLMRNKTTIVISHRVSSVKHADHIIVLDHGSIVEQGSHHELLGRKGIYFELHQKQLLEKENSSI; this is encoded by the coding sequence TTGAAAACGCTTTTAACACTTAATAAATATTTTCTGCGCTATAAATGGCGATTGACACTGGGTATCGCTTTTGTCGGCATATCCAACTACTTTGCCGTTTACTCAATTACATTTATACGAAAAGGCATTGACTATATAAAAGATATTAACCTGGCTGATGCCCCGGCAGACATCAGCAATAAATTACTTTTTTTCGCTTTGATGACCCTGGGAATGGCTTTGCTGCAAGGCTTCTTCCTCTTTCTCATGCGGCAAACCATTATCGTTATGTCGAGGCTCATCGAATATGACCTTAAAAATGATGTTTACGAACATTATCAGAAACTTGATACAGGCTTTTACAAACGAAACAGCACCGGCGACCTGATGAACCGCATCAGCGAAGATGTCGGCAGGGTACGCATGTATATAGGCCCCTCTATTATGTACATTGTTAATACCATTATGACCTTTGTTTTTACCATTGGCATTATGATAAACATCGATTCCCGGCTCACACTGTATGTATTACTTCCATTGCCTGTTCTCGCCTTCTCCATTTACTATGTAAGCGCTACGCTTAACAAAAAAGGCAATAAGGTGCAGGAACAATTGTCAAAGCTTTCCACCATTGCCCAGGAAGCTTTTTCCGGCATACGGATAATTAAATCATTCAGCCGTGAGGCAAACTGGAATAAAGATTTTGAACGTGAAAGCGAACTGTATAAGGATAAAAACATGGACCTGGTCAAAACCGATTCCCTCTTCCAGCCGTTCATGATTTTGATGATCGGGTTAAGCACCATTGCCACCATTTACATAGGCGGCAAAGAAGCGATAGATGAGAAAATAACCGTCGGTAATATTGCCGAGTTTATTATTTATGTGAACCGCTTAACCTGGCCGGTGGCTTCATTGGGCTGGGTGACATCACTGGTACAGCGTGCGGCGGCATCACAGCAGCGTATCAATGAATTTTTGAACACAGAACCCGGCATCAGGTCACCAACGGATGAACCCTTCACGATAAAGGGAGGTATTGAATTAAAAAATGTAAGCTTCACTTACAAAGACTCAGGCCTGCCTGCCGAAGGACAGTTCGACCCGCAGGCGAGGGTTAAAGCTTTAAACGATGTTTCATTTACGATCCCGCAGGGCAAGTCTCTTGCTATAATTGGCCGAACCGGTTCAGGCAAATCAACAATCGCTAATTTATTATGCCGGCTTTATGATGTTGATTCAGGGGAGATACTGATTGACGGTAATAATATTAAAACCATTAACCTGTATGATCTGCGCGATCAGCTTGGCTATGTTCCGCAGGAAGTATTTTTATTTTCCGACAGCATAGCAGCCAACATTGGTTTTTCGGCGCATAATACAGGAAAATTAAAAACAGACCGGAGTATGATCGAACAGGCCGCCAAAGACGCCGCTATTTATGCCAGCATTATTAATTTCCCCGAAAAATTTGACACAGTGGTGGGTGAACGCGGCATTACACTTTCAGGAGGACAAAAACAGCGTATTTCCATTGCGCGTGCCATTATCAGGGAACCGCGGCTACTTATCTTCGACGATTGTCTTTCGGCGGTTGATACAGAAACGGAAGAAGAAATACTGAACAATTTAAACCGGCTGATGCGGAATAAAACTACCATCGTTATCAGTCATCGTGTATCTTCAGTTAAACATGCCGATCATATAATAGTACTCGATCACGGAAGCATTGTTGAACAAGGCTCACACCACGAACTCCTGGGCAGAAAAGGTATCTATTTCGAATTACACCAAAAGCAATTATTGGAAAAAGAGAATTCATCCATCTGA
- the yajC gene encoding preprotein translocase subunit YajC, which translates to MNLLHILLMGPPAKGGGFDIMGMLPLLLIIVVFYFFMIRPQLKKAKDQKKYREELKKGDKVITIGGIHGKIVEMNDKTFVIEVEGGVRLKIEKSAVSMEFSANLNQGT; encoded by the coding sequence ATGAATCTGTTACACATTTTACTCATGGGTCCTCCTGCAAAAGGTGGGGGCTTTGACATTATGGGAATGTTACCCCTGTTATTGATCATTGTTGTATTTTACTTTTTTATGATCCGTCCGCAGCTAAAAAAGGCGAAGGATCAGAAAAAATACCGTGAAGAACTTAAGAAGGGTGATAAGGTTATTACCATTGGCGGGATACATGGCAAAATTGTTGAGATGAATGATAAAACATTCGTTATCGAAGTGGAGGGTGGTGTGCGTTTGAAGATCGAGAAATCTGCTGTATCAATGGAGTTTTCGGCTAACTTGAACCAGGGTACTTAA
- a CDS encoding DUF1573 domain-containing protein: MNITATASENKTDPGSQPQFSFAVESHDFGKITQGEKVSYSFKFRNTGGSDLVIAEAHASCGCTVPQYSRAPIPPGSEGIIDVTFDSDGKSGKVEKTVTITANTSPNTKVLKIIAQIEVPEEK, encoded by the coding sequence GTGAACATTACCGCGACCGCTTCTGAGAATAAAACCGATCCCGGCTCTCAGCCGCAGTTTAGTTTCGCGGTAGAGTCGCATGATTTTGGAAAAATAACACAGGGAGAGAAAGTTTCCTATTCATTTAAATTCAGAAATACAGGTGGAAGTGATCTTGTCATTGCCGAAGCACATGCGAGTTGCGGCTGTACTGTGCCGCAGTATTCAAGGGCTCCCATTCCTCCCGGAAGTGAAGGTATTATTGATGTTACATTTGACAGTGATGGCAAATCGGGTAAGGTAGAAAAAACAGTGACTATTACAGCGAACACATCACCTAATACCAAAGTTTTAAAAATAATAGCGCAAATTGAAGTGCCTGAAGAGAAGTAA